Part of the bacterium genome is shown below.
TGCCCGGAAGTTCCGTATCCATCCCGACGAGATCAAAGATTTGCCGGTGGGGCAAGCCATTGTCCGTTTGTGCCACAAAGAAAAGGTCGAATGCTTCAAGACGGCTTTGGGAACGGCACCCCAACCCCCGGCGGACTTCGAACTGGGGCTGACCCATACTCCTCTCCGTGGAAGGGAGAACCACACCTCCCTGGAGGGCATCCTGAAGGACGAGCCCCCCAAGGGGCGCAAGAAGGGCCTGGACCTGGGCCTGAAGTTCGGGGAGGGCGACAATGCCTAGGGGGCCCCTGGAACCGGCCCACCCTCCCAGGCAAGCCCTGGACCTAGACCCGTGCGACGTTGAAACCCTCTCCTATATCCAATCCAACAAGTTCATCACCACCAAGCTTTTCCACCGGAAGTTTCACCCCCAACATTCCCATGTGACGGCCTGGTCCCATCTGCGGGGTCTTGTGGAGCGGGGGTTACTCCTCAAGACCCAAAACCTACCGAACGAAGACACCTACTACTGCCTGACCCGTCCTGCCCTGAACCACCTTTCCAAGATCGCCAGAATCCTCATTTCCCAAGAAGTCCGTTCGCCCCATATCAACCCCTTTGAAAGGGAGCACGACAAGCGTGTCCTTTCCATGAGAGTCCAAATCGAACAAGAGGGGGGCCTGGAAGGCCTCATCTGGCTTTCGGACTACGAGATGCGTTGCGGCTTAAGGATGGGTTGGAAGAAAGACCTGGAAGCTGGACGGGGTTGGGACTTGGCGGGAACCCGGCTTCGCCGGGTCCACCACCGGACCCCGGACGGGTACTTTGAGGGAACCTTGGAAGGCCGAACCCAGGCATTTGTCCTGGAGTACGAACATACCCCCTACAACCGGGACAAGATGGTCAACATGGTGCTGAACCTCAACCGGGACTTTCCGGCGGCCTACCGGCTGGTCGTCAGCCGGGACAAGGCCCATGCCTTGAGGATGCTGGAAGGTCTCGCGACCTTCCTCAAAGGCGATCCTCGGAACCTGGACCTTTGGGGCTTTTCCTTTTTCGAGAAGGTGGACCGGCACCCCTTCGTCCGGGTGCCTTGGGTGGACCTGGAGGGTGACTACCTGCCCTTCGTGAAAGACCCGATCCTGAAGGCGACCCCAGCCACCGAGGGGCCCCAGGAGGCCACGGCATGAAGACCTCAACCTTAATGCAGGACTTAAAACAGCTTTTAGTCAAAAACGCCCGAAACACCCGCGCCTACAAGGAGTTTGGTTGTCCTGCGACGCCAGCCCCCACTCCCCCTGGAACAGATAGGAGTACCAGGAAAGCGGGAGTGGGGGCTGGCTTCTTGAACAACCAAGTAGGCGCGGGCGCGGGCGTGAAGATGGAAGAAGTTAAGTCGAAAGGCGTAAGGCAACACCGTGGAAAACCCCCCGTCATGTCCCTGACGGGACGGGCGGGGTTTTCCACACCTTTCCCCGAAGGTATGACCCCTTCGGGGTCTTTATTAACCTTTTGAGGAGGTAGGCCATGACGGAGCGCAGAAGGAGCGACCGTAGGTATCAGCATCAGGACTATTTGATGTCGGACGACCAAGTGGCTGAGAAGGCCGGGGTTCCGACCGGGACCGTCCGCTACTGGAGGCAGATCGGGGTACTGCCCTTCGTGAAGGTGGGCAGGCACCCCAGGGTGTGGCATTCGATTTTTTTGAAAGTTTTCCAAAAACCCCTTCCCTTGGCTTTTGATACAATGCCAAGTGCTGGGGACATTAGGAGGTAGGTATGGCTAAACCTAATGTCAACGGATTGCCCCAACATCTCCGCAAGGACGCGAAGGGGTATTTCCTAGATTACTTTGTTGAAGCAGGAGGAGAGAAGAAGCGCAAAAGGGTCCGATTGGGACAGATTCCGGCGGCCCAGGCTAAGTTGATCCTTGCCAAGCACATGCAGGAGATCGTGACGGGCAAGTTCCTGGCCGAAGGCAAACCGGAAGCGACTTTTTTCGAGGTAGCGGATTCGTTTCTGGGGTATTCGCAGGCAAGACGGAAGACCTACGAGAACGACATCCAAATGGTGGATCGGCTCAAGGCTTATTTTGGTGATAGGGCCTTGAAGACCTTCACCGCGGACCTCGTGGAAGGCTTTTTGAACCATCGGCGGAAGGTCGGTAATCAGGCTCCAGGTAAGAACCGAACGGGGAAGCCGCTGTCGAACAGCACCTTGAACCGGGACCTGGCGATCCTGAAGTGCATCCTGAATCGGGCCGTCTTGAACGGCTTGATGGAGAAGAACCCGATCCAAAGGGTGCGGGCCTTCAAAGAAGTATCCCGTGACCGCACTTTGTCGCCTGAGGAATACCAGGCGTTTTTATCGAAGTGCAACCCCCGGGTGGCCGCCATCGTCCAGTTGGCTTATTGGACGGGGATGCGCAAAGGGGAGATTCTTGGCTTAAGGTGGGACCAGGTGGACTTCCAGCATAAGGTCATTACCTTGGAAGCCGCCGACACCAAGACCCAGGAAAAAAGGGAAGTGCCTTTGACGGAGATGCTGGTGGATCTCCTGAAACAGACGCCGAAGACCCTTGGAAGCCCTTACGTCTTTACCTATAAGGGCCTGCGCATGGATGATATCAAGACCGCTTTCATCAACGCGCGGCGTGAAGCGGGGATCGAGAACTTCAGGTTCCACGACCTCCGGCATTGCGCGGTGACGAATTTGAGGAAGGCGGGAGTGAACGACTCGGTTATCATGTCCATATCGGGCCATAAGACCTATGCCATGTTCAAACGGTACAACCGGATCGACCGGAAGGACCGGGAGGACGCCTTTAAACAGGTGGAAAGGTTCAATGACACGAATATGACACCGAAGGGCGAGTTGAGAAGCTCACTGTGAAGGTTTTTGTTGTGATGTAATGGTTTTGAGACAAGTTTTCGCTCGAGAAAAAGTGACTGTCACGCAGGAGGTCGCGGGTTCGAGCCCCGTCAACCCCGCCATAAAAATAAACGCCCATAAGCCTTTTAGCTTATGGGCGTTTTTGTTTTGTGGTGTAGTTGTCGGGGGGCGAGAACCCGGGAAAGGTTTAAGGAAAACGGGAGTTTTCCTTGCGGTAGAAGGGGGCCCCAAGGGGGAAACTGGTTTCACCCTTGAGCGAAGCGGTTCGATGTCCCGTCAACCCCGCCATAAAAATAAACGCCCATAAGCCTTTTAGCTTATGGGCGTTTTTTATTTTCGACTCATGCGACCCGAACCCGCCATTTTCCCGGCAACGGCACCTTTTTCCTTGGGTCCAGGGCCCGGGCCAGTAGCCACTTGGAGAAATCCGGATCCTTGAACTTGAAGAGCCCGGCCATGGGCGTGAAGGTGAACTCGCCGAAATGGATCCCCCGCGGCGTCAGGTAGAGATCGATGCGGACATATTCGAAGGGCTTCGAGAGCTTCGCGGCCAGGCGGAGCATTTCCTTGAAGCGGAGGGGCCGGGTGGGGATGCGATCCGGCAGGTTCCCCTGGGCCTGGAGGAACACTGGCTGGAAATCCGGCACGGTGAAATGATATTCCTTCAGGTCCATGAACCGCCCTTCGTCGACCGCCCCGAAAAAGGGGACCCCTTTCGCGCAATGGAAACGGTAGTCGGGCGGCGGGGCGCTTCCCGAAGGCGCCAAGGATTCTTCCACGAGGATCTTCCGGGGCAGGTCCCGGTATTGTCTTTCGCCACTTATAAAGAAAAAATCACGTTTCGCGACGCGGAAGAACCTTCCCAGGTCCCCGGGCCGGAGGCGGTCCAGGAGTAGGACGGTGCCCGAGGCATGAGTGGGTTTGACCACGCATTTCCGTCCCAGGAAAGGGCCTAGGAACCTCTCCAGGTCCTTGAGCCCGGTGCCGGGCGTGAGGGACAGGATCGCCAGGGTCTTGGCCGTCCGGATCCCCGGGGCCAGGGTCCGGGCCAAGCCTTTGGCGTCTTCCTTATCCACATAGGGCCCCTTCCGGGGTAAAGCAGGGTCCAGGACCTGGGCCGCCACGAAATCCTCAAAGCCGGCCCCGGGATGGCGGGGATCCCTCGGAAGACGCCCGTGCCATCCGAAGAATTGAGGAAGGAAAAGAAGAAGGTGGGTGGGGAAGGACCGGGGGAGCGGATGGACGGACAAGCGGAAAGCCTTCAGGATCGACCGAAAAAATAGATCTTTCAAAATTAAGTCCTTATGGGCCGTCCGCCGGAACTAAAGCCGACTGATGATCGAGTCGTAAAAGAGCGGCCTAGTTTATATCGGCCGAGGCCTTCCAGGCTTATGATGAAGCGGAGGAAAGACCTTTTGACCGGAGGAGACCATGTCGTCCGCGACGACCCACATTCCGTTCATTGTCCTGGTCCTGATCCCCGTCGTCATCGCCGTTGGGATCCCCTTGACCGGGCCCATGACCGCCCGAATGAGCGGCTGGGCCGGGCTGGCCCGGGTCTATGCCGCCGACCGGGAATGCAAAGGGTTCAAGCTCATCGGCCGAAGGGGACGTTTCGGGAAATGGATGGGATACAAGGGGGTCCTGGACTACGGGGTGGATGACCAGGGCTTCTATCTTTCGATCGCCTGGCTCTTCAAGGTCGGTCATCCGCCGATGTTCTTCCCCTGGTCCGAGATCCAGGTCCGCGAGGAAAGGATGTGGTTCCGGGACTGGGTGGTCCTGGAGTTCCTCCAGGTCCCAGGCGTGACCTTCGCCCTTCACCACCATGACGCCCGCATCCTGGACAAACAGGGCGGGAAATTCGGTACCCGGCCTAAAGCCTGAAATCCTTCGAGGCCTCGTCCAAAAAGGCCATTTCCTTTTCCGTCAGGCGCCAACCCAGGGCTCCGGCGTTCTCCTTCACCTGGACCGCGGTCTTGGCCCCGGGAATGGGGAGGGCACCCTTGCCCAGGACCCAGTTCAAGGCGACCTGGTTGACGGTCCTGCCGCCATGGGCTTCCCCGATGGCCCGGAGTTTTTCCACCAACCTTTGGATCTTTCCCAGTTGACCGAAATAGAAGAGGCGACGGGGACCCGAGGGCGGGTTCTTGGGGCTGTAATGGCCCGAGAGCATACCCATGCCCAGCGGGCTATAGGCGATGAAACGGATACCCGACCTTTTGCATTCTTCCAGGAGACCGTTGAATTCCTGCTTGCGACGGACCAGGGAATATTGCATCTGGTTGGAGGCGAGGGGAACCCCCTGGGCCCCCAGGGCTTCCTGGGCCCGGAGCATTTGGGAACGGGAAAAATTCGAGACGCCCACTTCTTTGGCCAAGCCTTCCTTGACCGCCTGGGCCAGGGGCTCCATCCAGGCCTTGACGGACCGAGGGGGGCTCGGCCAGTGCATCTGGTAAAGATCGACCGAGCTTAGGCCCAGCCGCCCGAGGCTCCTCTTGAGGGCTTGGATCATTTCAGAGGTGCGGAAACGCCAGGGCATGGGGGCGAACTTGGTGGCGATGCGGACGTCTTGGGCCGGGGCTTCCTTCAGGAACCGGCCCAGGAAGGTCTCCGATTCCCCTTCTCCATAGACCTCGGCGGTGTCGAAGAGGCGGATGCCGGAAGCCAGCGCTTCCCGGTAGGAAGCCCTCAGGTCGTCCTCCCCGTAGCCCTTTCCGAAACCCCAGACCACACCCTTGCCCCAGGCCCAGGTGCCCAAGCCCATTTCCTGCCCGTCCAAGAAACCCATCGTCACCTTCCTTTTCGCCCTAAAACGGCCTTTTTAGCCCATGCAAAATAGCATGAGTCCACGGTCTTCGACAGAGTTCCGCCCGTAAAAGTCCGGATAGAATATGGCCCATCCCGAGGGAAAAGGCTCTCCATGCTCGACGCTCTCCAGGTCCGATTGGCCTCCTCCACGGTGCGCGAAATGCGCGTCGCCCTTTCCAATTACTTCCTTTACCACGCTGGCAACGACATGGTGATCAAGTCCATTGAACGTTTCCGGGTCTCCCTCGAGGGTCTTTTCGAGGCCTTGCCCTCGGTGGGGATCGCCGAGTCCGAAGGCCGCCTGCTCGTGGAGGGGAGCCCCTTGGACGAGCGCATGACCGGCTCCACCAATATGATCAAGGATGTCTTCCTCACGCATAAGGTCCAATCCATCACCTTCCTGCCGGGTCTCCCGGACGATGAGATCAA
Proteins encoded:
- a CDS encoding tyrosine-type recombinase/integrase, with translation MAKPNVNGLPQHLRKDAKGYFLDYFVEAGGEKKRKRVRLGQIPAAQAKLILAKHMQEIVTGKFLAEGKPEATFFEVADSFLGYSQARRKTYENDIQMVDRLKAYFGDRALKTFTADLVEGFLNHRRKVGNQAPGKNRTGKPLSNSTLNRDLAILKCILNRAVLNGLMEKNPIQRVRAFKEVSRDRTLSPEEYQAFLSKCNPRVAAIVQLAYWTGMRKGEILGLRWDQVDFQHKVITLEAADTKTQEKREVPLTEMLVDLLKQTPKTLGSPYVFTYKGLRMDDIKTAFINARREAGIENFRFHDLRHCAVTNLRKAGVNDSVIMSISGHKTYAMFKRYNRIDRKDREDAFKQVERFNDTNMTPKGELRSSL
- a CDS encoding ATP-grasp fold amidoligase family protein; protein product: MSVHPLPRSFPTHLLLFLPQFFGWHGRLPRDPRHPGAGFEDFVAAQVLDPALPRKGPYVDKEDAKGLARTLAPGIRTAKTLAILSLTPGTGLKDLERFLGPFLGRKCVVKPTHASGTVLLLDRLRPGDLGRFFRVAKRDFFFISGERQYRDLPRKILVEESLAPSGSAPPPDYRFHCAKGVPFFGAVDEGRFMDLKEYHFTVPDFQPVFLQAQGNLPDRIPTRPLRFKEMLRLAAKLSKPFEYVRIDLYLTPRGIHFGEFTFTPMAGLFKFKDPDFSKWLLARALDPRKKVPLPGKWRVRVA
- a CDS encoding aldo/keto reductase, which translates into the protein MGFLDGQEMGLGTWAWGKGVVWGFGKGYGEDDLRASYREALASGIRLFDTAEVYGEGESETFLGRFLKEAPAQDVRIATKFAPMPWRFRTSEMIQALKRSLGRLGLSSVDLYQMHWPSPPRSVKAWMEPLAQAVKEGLAKEVGVSNFSRSQMLRAQEALGAQGVPLASNQMQYSLVRRKQEFNGLLEECKRSGIRFIAYSPLGMGMLSGHYSPKNPPSGPRRLFYFGQLGKIQRLVEKLRAIGEAHGGRTVNQVALNWVLGKGALPIPGAKTAVQVKENAGALGWRLTEKEMAFLDEASKDFRL